The following is a genomic window from Sporosarcina jeotgali.
AACAAACAATGAAAAGAGGAAATGAATCATGACGAATCGTACAGCAATTATTGCAGCAAATGGAGAACTTTTTGACGCCTACAAAGTATTTAATATCGCAACAGCGGCAGCGGCAAGTGAACATGAAGTAACAATTTTCTTCACATTTGAAGGACTGAACTTGATTCACAAACAAGCATTTCAACAACTCCCTTTACCAGCAGGAAAAGAGCATTTTGCAGAGGGGTTTAAGCAGGCCAACGTTCCGGAAATTCCAGAATTGATCGAAATGGCTCAAGAACTGGGTGTGAAATTCATTGCGTGTCAAATGACGATGGACGTTATGGGATTGGAAGAAAGCGCATTTGTCGACGGAATCGAAGTGGGCGGCGCAGTCACATTCCTGGAGTTTGCGAAAGAAGCAGACGTAACGCTAACGTTCTAATACTGAGTACTAATGGAGTGAAAGGAGAATATATATGACAGTTCGTATGATGAAACCACAAGAAGTGGCACGGTTCAGTATTGATCGGAAACCGCTTTTCATTTTAGATGTACGCAACGAAGATGCATTTGCAGATTGGAAGATTGAAGGGGAGTCTTTTGACTATTTGAATGTCCCTTATTTTGAGTTGTTAGATGGCGTCGATATGATAAAAGAGAAATTGCCGACTGATCGTGAACTTCTCGTTGTTTGTGCAAAAGAAGGTTCTTCACAAATGGTAGCTGAAATGCTCTCTGAAGAAGGAATGGACGCTGCCTATCTTGAAGGCGGCATGAAGTCATGGAGTGAATATTTAGAGCCGATTAAGATTGCAGACTTGAAATCAGGCGGGGAGCTGTATCAATTCGTTCGTTTAGGAAAAGGGTGCCTTTCTTACATGGTGATTGATGACAACGAAGCAGCTGTGATTGATGCGACACGTATGACTGACGTGTTCTTAGCGTTTGCAAATGAAAAAGGAGCTGCCATTCAACACGTATTCGATACGCACTTGCACGCTGATCATATTTCTGGCGGACGTACGATCGCTGAAGCAACAAATGCAGCGTACTATCTTCCGAGTGAAGACGCAGAAGAAGTAGTTTTTGATTATACACCATTAACAGACGGCCTAAAAGTGAATGTCGGCAAGACTTTAATTGAAGCTGCATTCTCTCCGGGGCATACGAGCGGGTCGACGTCGTTTATCATTGATGATGCTTATTTGTTAACTGGAGATATTTTATTCATCGATTCCATCGGCCGGCCTGATCTTGCAGGTAAAGCTGAGGACTGGGTAGGGGATTTACGCACGACACTGTATTCGAGATACGAAGAATTATCTGGAAAATTAGTTGTATTGCCAGCGCACTTTATGGAGATGAATGAAGTCAATTCGGATGGCAGTGTTGCAAAGAAACTGGGCGCATTATTTGCTGAAAATCATGGGCTGCAAGTGGATGATGAACAAAAGTTCCGTTCACTCGTTACTGAAAACCTCCCGCCGCAACCGAATGCGTATCAAGAAATTCGTCAAACAAACATGGGGGCGCTCACTCCAGACTCAGAAACGCAGCGTGAAATGGAAATTGGGCCGAACCGTTGTGCAGTAAGATAATTAAGGGGGAACTATACAATGAAAGCAGATCACTTTTTAGACGCAACGGGTTTATCATGCCCGATGCCTATCGTTAAAACACGCAATGCCATGAAGGAAGTTAATGTTGGAGAAATTTTAGAAGTGAAGACGACGGATAAAGGCGCGAAAGCCGATTTGGCTGCTTGGACAAAGTCAGGCGGACATGAATTGCTTGAGCAAACAGAATCCGATAATGTCTTTACATTCTTCATTAAAAAAGGATAAGTTTGAATGGGGAAGGGGGAGACGTGTGCCTCCTTCTTTTCCTTGAAAGAAGGGGAAAGAGATGAGCAGCAGTTTCATCATCGTGTTTTTTCTGATCGGATTTATCGGTTCGTTTTTATCCGGAATGGCAGGGATCGGGGGAGCTATCGTCAAATATCCGATGCTTTTGTATATTCCACCGTTATTTGGACTATCAGCACTGACTGCCCACGAAGTAAGCGGGATTAGCGCTGTGGAAATCTTTTTTGCAACAATTGCAGGCGTGCTGGCATACCGCGGAACAGGGCTTCTGCACAAGACACTTATCATTTATATGGGTGGCGCTGTTTTAGTCGGAAGTTTTATCGGCGGACTCGGGTCGAGTATGCTTTCTGAGCAAGCAGTCAACATGGTATACGGTGTGCTTGCAGTTGTGGCAGCTGTATTGATATTTATTCCACGGAAAAAGGTGGAAGACCGGCCGGCAAGTGAAGTGACATTTAACAAGTGGCTGGCGGCTGGGCTTGCGTTAGTAGTTGGTGCCGCGTCAGGTGTTGTCGGAGCAGGAGGCGCATTTGTGCTCGTTCCTATCATGCTGACCGTGCTCGCAATCCCAACTCGAATCACTGTCGCTTCGTCATTGGCAATTACGTTTATTTCTTCGATTGGTTCTGCGGCGGGTAAAATCGCAACGGGGCAAGTGTTGTGGGGGCCGGCACTAGTTCTAATTGTTGCGGCGTTGATTGCCGCTCCGCTTGGTGCAAAGTTCGGTCAAAAGGTGAATCCGAGCGTATTGAAATGGATTTTAGCAGTGCTCATTTTAGCCACTGCGATTAATATTTGGAGCGATTTGTTATGACGGTATTCAACATCGGGCTATGGTAAAATACTAGCGTATTACGTATAGACCGGAGGCTATTATGACAAATCGTAACAAAGGTATTCTACTATTATTAGCGTCGGCATTTGGCTTTTCACTTATGACCGCATTCGTGAAATTATCCGGGGATGTCCCGACGATGCAGAAAACGATTTTCCGTAATGGCGTATCGATGATCATTGCATTTTTCTTCGTCATTCATTTTAAAGAAAGACTGTTTGGCAAGCGGGAAAACCAACGTTTGCTATTGCTGCGGTCTGCACTAGGGGCAATCGGCATCATACTGTTCTTCTATGCGATCGACCATTTAGTACTTGCAGATGCGGATATGCTGAATAAAATGAGTCCGTTTTTCACCATTGTATTTGCGGCACTATTTTTAAAAGAACATGTAAAGCCATTTCAGCTGTATAGTATTTTGCTCGCCTTTCTAGGGACATTGTTCATCATCAAGCCGTCGTTTTCACTTGATATTGTCCCGTATGCAGCGGGGATTTTATCCGCAGTATTTGCTGGCGGCGCATACACCGTATTGCGAGCACTTGGAAATCGTGAGCAGTTTTACACGGTCGTGTTTTACTTCTCGACATTTACGACCGTTGTGCTATTGCCGTTCGTAATTTTCACGTACCAATCCATGACGCTGAAACAGACGGTGTATTTATTAGCAGCAGGGGTGTTTGCAACTGTGGGACAATTCGGGATTACGCTTGCGTACAAATACGCACCGGCAAAAGAGATCTCTGTGTTCAACTATTTCACGGTCGTATTCTCCGCAATCCTCGGCTTCGTGCTGCTTGGTCAAATTCCGGATGTTTATAGCTTCATTGGCTATTTCATTATCTTCGGTTCGTCTCTCTACATGTTTTTACGCAATCGAGGCGGGGAAGAAGTGCCTGCTGAATTAGCAAGGAAAGAGTAATAATTGTTATGAATAAAACCCTCATTCTCACGAGTTTTCGTGGAAATGAGGGTTTTTGTGTTAGTTAAATAGCTGGTTTGCATCTGGACCGAAAGTGTCTTTCAGCAACTTTTGTTTGCGTGTTTGAATCTGGACAGCAAGATCATCGGCCTGCCGCTGCAAGTCCGCGATTTCTTGCAGCTCTTTCTGAAGCGCTTTTTTCGACAGCAAGTCACCTTGGTCGAAGTAGTCAATTTCTTGCTGAACGCGTGCAAGTGTCTGATGACGTTTCATAGCACCAGCCGTGCTACGCGGTTTTTGTTTTAAAATCTGTTCTTTTTCCATGTGTAATTGTTCAATCTTCCCCATATAAATCACTCCTCTGAAATTTGCCAAACAAAAAACTCTTCCCCCGAGCAGAGAAGAGTTGCAGCAGCGCAAATTCTCCTCATCGGCCAGGTTTCCCTGTTGGCAGCAGCACCTTGCGTGAGCAGGTTGCTGAGACGTCATCGGGCCAAGTCCCTCGGTCTCTCTGGATAAGAAAAGAGTCGTTCATTCAGTTAGCTATAGTCTAGCATATTTGTTCGGGACGGGCAATATGCCCGACAGGCAGGCGGCTCCGCACACGTTCTCCGACGGTTCATCGTGGTTGTCCGACACATTGAGATAGGTCTTCGACACCCGAGCCAACTTCTCGATCACTCCGCAAGATTTCTCCGACACATAGCGGAGTTTCTCAATAACGGGACACAATTCAACTGCTTTAAGGGAGTAATTGGGTGCGCTTCGCTTGTTTTAAGTGCTGGGTACCCTTGCTGGCTGGGGTATCAGCTATATAGCGCAGACTATCGGCCATATCAAGGGAAGTATCAGCCACATGACGAAAATAATCGGCCACATGCAGCCAACAATCAGCCAAATCTCGAAATTAATCGGTCAAGGGACACAATTCAACAGATGCGAGGGGGGATTGGTAAATCCTCCTTTAACCTTATGCATAGATAGTGATATTTCCCAGCCTTATCCAATGAAGCATAAGTACCAATTCTGAAAACTTAATTGACAACGATTCTCATTATCATTTATACTCGACTCATTGAGAGGGATTCTCAATTAAAAAAGGGGGGAGTCAAGTTGAAGAAGTATATTTTAGCAGCAGTATTAAGCGTTTGTATGACAGCACTTGCCGCATGCGGCGGTACGGATAGCGGTGAAGAAGTATCTACAGAAAAAGCGCCTTCTACAGAAACAGCAAGCGCTAAAACTTCTCAATCAGATAATGCTAATGAGAATAAAGAAATAGAAATCGCGGATGCAACAGGTCAGAAAATAATATTTGAACAAGCACCTGAATCTGTCGCGGTGCTCAGCAGCGGTGATCTGGATATGCTGTTAGCGCTCGATGCGAATGTAGTTGGCCGTCCTTCATCTCAAGGAGAACCGGCGGCTGAACTGAAAGATATCCAAGAGATCGGTAATCCGCACCAGCCAAACTTTGAAAAGATTGCGGAAGTCCATCCTGAAGTTATGATTGCGTCGCCGAGTTTTAAGCAGTTTGCGGCAAACCTTGAGGCTCAGGGGACGAAAGTCGTTTATACACAAGCCAATTCTGTAGAAGATATTTTACAAACAATCGACATGTTTGGAACGATGTTAGGGAAATCTGATGAGGCTCAAAAAGTGATTGCCGGGCTGAACGAACAATTGGATGCACTTGTTGGCGCTGAAGGTGAAAATGGTGTGAAAACGCTTCTTGTCTATGGAGCACCTGGGTCTTACTTAGTGGCACTTCCGAATTCATTGTCAGGTGACTTGCTTGAACGTGCTGGCGGCGAAAACATTGCGTCTGATTTCCCGCAAGAAGAAAAGTATCCGCAGTATGCAAGCCTGAGTACTGAAAAAATTATTGAGCGAAATCCTGAAGCAGTTATGCTGATCACGCACGGAGATCCGGAAGGTGTTAAAAAGGCATTCGAAGGAGAAATGGATAAGAACCCAGCGTGGAAAAACTTGGACGCCGTAAAAAATGGAAAGGTAACAGTATTGCCTTCTCATTTATTCGGTACGAATCCTGGAACTAAAGTAGCAGACGCACTTCAAGTGATGAACGACAGTTTGAAAGAAGCAAAGTCTAAATGATTGCGGTGAATGAACAAAAGAACGAAAGAAGCGTCAATCATCCGCTGGCAAAGCGCCGGACTGCGGTTCTGATAGGAGCTGCTGTACTGCTTTTGATAGCAGCAGCTGCAAGTCTGATGATTGGTTCCGTTTCGTTTTCGTTCACTGAAATTATAAATGGATTATTCAACTCTACAGACACCCTTGAACGAAGAATCGTTTGGGAGCTGAGGCTGCCCCGTCTGCTGATCGGATTAATTGTGGGAATGTGTTTAGCAGCATCGGGTTCCATTCTGCAAGGGATTATGAGGAATCCGCTAGCCGATCCAGGGATTATTGGCGTATCGTCCGGAGCAGGACTTGCGGCAACAGCCATCATGATTTTATTCCCCGCGTACATCATGCTTTTGCCTGCTGCTGCATTTCTTGGAGCACTCGTTACAGCACTCGTGATTTATGCAATGTCTTGGCGGGGCGGGACGTCTGCGGTGCGCATCATTCTCGTAGGTGTGGCAGTGAATGCAGTTATCGGAGCTTGTATGAGTGCGCTTATGCTTCTCTATAGTGATCGCGTGCAATCGGTTTTACCATGGCTTGCCGGAGGAATCGCAGGAGCTGGCTGGGTGCAGTTCGGAACAATTATCTGGTATTCACTTGCAGCTCTGGTTCTCGCGATTTTTGCGATTCCTCATATCCGGATTTTACGGCTGGGAGATGAAGTCGCAAAGCTGCTTGGACATAAGGTCGAGCGAAGCCGCTTTTACTTAATCGTATTGAGTACATTACTCGCGGGGATTGCGGTCAGTGTTTCAGGGTTAATCGGATTTGTGGGACTCGTTGTCCCGCATATAATGCGTTCACTTGTGGGAGGAGATCATCGATTTTTGCTACCCGCATCTGCGCTGGGCGGTGCATTGCTAGTCGTAGTCGCAGACACTGTTGCACGCACAGTGTTCAATCCGATTGAATTGCCCGTCGGAATATTACTGTCATTCCTGGGAGGTCCGTTCTTCCTGTACTTAATCCAGAAACGGAGGGATTCGTTTGCTGACAGCTAAAGAATTGTCATATCGTCAATCGGAAACATTCAGCTTGGAAGATATCAATCTGCACATTCCTGAAGGGGAGATTGTCAGTCTGATAGGGCCGAATGGTTCTGGGAAATCAACGTTTTTGAGAGTCATTTCGAGATTGCTGTCACCTGACGAAGGGGAAGTTATTTTGGACGGGCAGCAGATTGTGCAAATGGATACGAAGGATGTCGCCAAAACATTGGCGATGCTGCCCCAGATGCAAGATCATCAGCTCGATTTAACCGTTGGGGAACTTGTGGAATTCGGCCGTCACCCCCATCGGAATCGGTCAGGAAGATTTTCTGCAGAAGATCGGGAAGTGACGGAATGGGCACTTGAAGTGACGCATATGAAACCATTTCGCAACCGGCTGCTGAACTCGTTATCAGGAGGTGAACGGCAGCGGGCATGGATTGCGATGGCCGTTGCCCAGCGACCGAAAGTCTTGTTGTTGGATGAACCCACGACCTATTTGGACATTGCTCATCAGCTGGAAGTGATGGAGCTCGTAAAAGAACTGAACGCAACATTCGGGATGACCGTCGTCATGGTGCTTCATGATATTAACCAAGCCGCACGGTACAGCGATCGGCTCGTTGTCTTGAAAGATGGCTGTATCCGATTTGATGGAATACCTCAGTGTGTCTTATGCAAAGATATGTTCCAATCGATTTTTGAAATCGATGCAGATATCTTTACAAAGAATGGAATGTGCTTTTTCACACCTACTAAATTACGAAGGGATGAGGTCTATGCGACAGGAAGGCGAAAAGAAGGGGCAATTGGATAATGCGTTGGTAAGGGAGTTTATTATCGCAGCTCATGGGAATTTATCTGAAGTGAAGGCGTTGCTGGCAGTGGAACCCGCACTTGTGCACAGTGTTATGAATTGGGGCGGAGATGACTGGGAAAGCGGTCTAGGCGCTGCAGCTCATACAGGAAATCGTGATATTGCTGAGCTGTTGCTGGCAAATGATGCGCGCATGGATATATTTTCAGCAGCCATGCTTGGCGACTTGGAAATCGTACGCAGTCTGATTGAGCGGTATCCGTTAATGATCGATGCGAGAGGGGCCCATGGTATTCCTTTGCTGCGCCATGCAGAACGCGGTGGAGAAGCCGCACGTCCAGTTCTTGAATATTTATTATCAAAAAGGGAGGCACTTGTATGAGCCAGATGACAGCAGTGAACACGATTAGCATTGAAAAGGGAAGAGCCCAGGAAGTGGCGGATCGGTTTGCCAAGCCGAAATCCGTCCACACATTCCCTGGATTCGTCCGGATGGAAGTGTGGATGAAAGAGAATATTGAAGATCACGACGAATTGCACATCTGCACGACGTGGGAAGATGAAAAGTATTTCAAAGACTGGCTGAAAAGCCGTGAAAACGATAAAGCACACGGGCAGTCCGCTCAGAAGCCTGAAACTTCAGAGGAAGCGAAGTCGAACCCGATTCTCGGAGCGAAGTTATCGACCTATGTAACTCTCGTTCAGCATTTGCCAGCCGTGGAAGTATAAATAGAAGAAACATGAACGCTTTGCCTTCGGGTAGAGCGTTTTTTTTAGTGGGACAATCTTTCGTTCTTCGACAGTTCATAAGGTTTGTACGACGAGAAGAGGCTTTTCTCGGACAGTGATGAAAGTTTCACCATCACTCCGCAAGATTTCTCCGACACATAGCGGAGTTTCTCGATAACGAGACACAATTCAACTGCTTTAAGGGATAAATTAGGTGCGCTTCGCTTGTTGAGGGAAGGGGTGCTCCGCTGAAGATGGTGTCCTAAACGTTGTCTGACAGTTCAATGTGTTTATTTGACACATAGCGATTTTTCTCCATCACCTGAGCTGACTTCTCCATCACTCCGCAAGATTTCTCCGACACATGGCGAAGTTTCTCGATAACGGGACACAATTCAACTGCTTTAAGGGATTAATTGGGTGCGCTTCGCTTGTTTGGAGTGCTAGGTGACCTCGTTGGATGGAGAATCGGCCATATGCCACAGGTTATCGGCCATATCAAGGGGAGTATCAGCCACTTGAAGAACGGAATCGGCCACATGCAGCAAAAAAGCGGCCAGATCCGCAAATTAATCGGCAAACAGACACAAATCAGGCTAGGGGATTCCCTATTTCCTCAGCTGAAATATTGTGAGAAGAGTTCTCAAGGCGTATGCTTAAAGAAGAGTTTTCGAGTGCACAGATGCTAGAACAGTTCAGTTTAGCTGCTGTGTACAAAAAGTGGATTTGCCAACTACAAAGGAGGCGCTCGTATGAGCCAGATGACAGCAGTGAACGTGATTCGTGTTGAAAAAGGGAAAGGATCTGAAGTTGCAGAACGCTTCGCCAAACCTAAATCCGTCCATACCTTTCCGGGATTTGTCCGCATGGAAGTGTGGATGAAAGAAAATACTGAAGATCATGATGAGCTCCATGTTTGCACAACTTGGGAAGACGAAAAGTACTTTACGGAGTGGCGTGAAAAGCGTGCTATTGAAAAAGCAAAAATTCGAGCGGAACAAGAGAAAAACCAAACGGGCACACCTCCGCATAATCCCATTCTGAGTACAGAGTTATCCACATACGTCACAAAGGTTCAACATTTACCTGCTGAATAGTAGTTGAAACGTGAAAGCTTTGCCATCTGCGCAAAGCTTTTTTAATATGACAAGTGTCATGAGAACTGATGACAGAATGGACTGCAACTCGCTCACGACTTTCAGTACGATAAAGTCAAAGGAGTGAGCGCATGACAACAATCATTGATTGTGTGGGAGTGGAAAAATCATTTAAAGGAAAGGTGGCTGTAAAGGGCTTAACTTTTCAGATTGATAAAGGAGAAGTGGTGGCGTTATTAGGACCGAATGGAGCGGGGAAAAGCACAACAATCCAGATGCTTCTTGGTCTGCTGGAACCTTCAGCAGGGAGGATTACTATTTCAGGAAAGCATCCAAATATGAAGGCAGTTCGGGAACGGACAGGTGTCATGTTACAGGAAGTCAGGTTGCTGGATACAGTCACCGTCAAAGAAATCCTTCAATTGGTTCGAGGGTATTATCCACGACCGCTCTCAATAGAACAGTTGACTAAGCTAACTGGGCTAGATGAAAACTCACTGAATATGCGCACTGAAAAGTTGACGGGCGGCCAAAAACAGCGTGTCAGTTTCGCTCTGGCGCTGGCTGGTAACCCAGATATGCTATTTTTGGATGAGCCAACTGCCGGCATGGATGCCATTGCACGGAAAAAGTTTTGGAAATCGATTGGGGAACTTGCAGAACGCGGCACAACCATCATTTTTACTACCCATTATTTGGAGGAAGTGGAGGTTGCAGCGACCCGGGTTTTGATGATCAATCACGGCGAGCTGATGGAAGATGAAACGCCGGCAATGATGAAAAAGAAGCTGGCTAGGCAGCGGATAACATTCACAACGAACGAGCCGCAGCACCCAGGGTTTTTTCAAGAAGCTGGCGTTTTGGATGTTCATGTAGATGGTAAGAAAGTGATAGTTTTCACTGAAAATCCTGATTCTATTTTGAAAATCTTATATACACTTAATCTTGAAATGAGTGATGTGACAATAACTAAAGGAACAGTAGAAGATGCATATAATCAGCTGACTAACCGTCGGGAGGTGAGCTGATTGAAGACTTTATGGAATGAATGCCGGGTCGAGGCATTGCGTGTTTTCAGAAATCAGTATTTCATTTTTTGGTCGCTTCTCATCCCGATTGTGTTTTATGTGTTATATACGAAAATCATGATACAGAATGTAGGCGACCCCGAATTGTGGGAGAAACACTTTCTCATGTCAATGACCGCGTTCAGTGTGATGGGAAGTTCAATTATGACACTTGGACTCCGTCTTGTTCAGGAACGGAATCAGGGATGGACAATGTATTTAAGAACAACCCCCGTATCCGGAGCTGTTTATTTCATTGCAAAAATGGCGGGGCAAACAGCAGTGCATGCCGTTATCATTATAGTAATCTTCGCAAGCGGGGGACTGATCAACGGGATTTCGATGCCTGCTATCGAATGGGTCACAGCAGGTGTATGGATTTTGCTGGGAGCAATCCCGTTTCTAGCCCTGGGAAGTTTAATCGGTACGATGAAGAAGTCCGACACAGCATCGGGGATTAGCAACCTGATCTATTTGACGCTTGCAGTGATGGGAGGGATTTGGATGCCGATAGAATCACTTCCTGGACTGCTGCAGAAAATGGCATCTTGGTTACCATCTTATCAGTATGGAGCTGGCGCTTGGTCGATTATACGCGGAGATGTCCCTAATCTAGGGGGGATCCTGATTTTGATCGCTTATACGATTGTTTTCATGGTACTATCAATTCAACGAAGGCGGTTGCAGGAGGCGATCTAGCAGATGAAATCATTTGAATTATTTCCAAGACGATTCGGCTGGATTCCATACGTGTTTCTTGCATATTTGGCAATCCCATTATTTCATGTATTGTCGGAAACCGGCACGAAACGGATGCTTGGAGTAGTTCTGTTAGCAATATTTGTCGTCGCTTACCGTGAAGCTTATCGAGCGGTGCTGGATGCAAGGCTGATTATTTGGTCTGCAATCCTCTTCGTTCTCATTCTGGCTTTGGCTTGGTTCTACCAACCTTATAATCTGATATTGGCTTTTTATATATCGAATTTCATTGGATGGATTGGAGACAAACGTCTATTTAAAAAATCGGTAAGTGTGTTCACAAGCAGTCTGGTCCTCTACGGCCTGTTGCTGGTGGATGAATATGGAATGGAAACAGGGATAGGGGTTTTTCCATTCATTATAGTAATGGCACTCACGCCTATCGCTGTCCGCAACAGCGCGGAACGCAGCAGACTTGAAGAAAAATTGGATGCTGCGAATGAACAAATCCGTGAATTGAGCCGGCAAGAAGAGCGTGTACGAATCGCGCGGGATCTCCATGATACGCTCGGACATACGCTGTCATTAATAACATTGAAAAGCCAGGTGGTCCAGCGCGTTCGAAACGATTCTGAAAGGGTCTTAGAAGAAGCGAAGGGAATTGAAAATACATCGCGTTCAGCTTTAAAGCAAGTAAGAGAATTAGTGAGCGACATGAGAGGGAGTTCCGTTGCAGAGGAGCTGATACAGATGCAGGAAATTCTTTCTGCTGCTTCTATCGAGCTGAAGACGGAACTTCCTGAACCCCTTCCAGAACTGGCTCCACTCAAGCAAACGATTATTGGAATGTGCATTCGGGAGCTGGCAACAAATATTGTCCGGCATAGCGAGGCTTCAACGTGTTTCGTATCGATTCAGGAAACAGATGGCGGCTTGGTAACGAGCATCAAGGACAACGGAATTGGCATGATGGGGGCTCATTATGGGAACGGCCTGAACGGCATCGTTGAACGGCTGGCATTAGTGGAAGGCACTCTGTCAATTCAAGACCAATCGGGTACTCAGTTTAAGCTGATTGTTCCACTTCCCATTACAACGAAAGGGGGAGAAACTGGATGATTTCACTCTTGATTGCAGAAGACCAAAAAATCTTACGCGGCGCACTCGGCACGCTGCTCGATTTTGAAGAGGATCTAACCGTGATTGGGCAAGCACAAGATGGAGAAGAAGCATTACGATTAATTCAACAACTGAAACCGGATGTATGTATTCTGGATATTGAAATGCCAAAGATGAGTGGATTAGATGTTGCGGATCAATTAAAAGCAGCGGACTCTTCTTGCAAAGTTGTTATTTTGACGACCTTTGCGCGGCCTGGATACTTTGAACGTGCACTTCGGTCGGATGTCAGAGGCTATTTGTTAAAAGACGGTTCCATTGAAGAACTCTCACATGCAATCAGAGAGGTGATGCAAGGGAAACGTGAATATTCTTCAGAACTTGTGATGGGACATTTTTCGAATGAAAATCCATTAACAAAACGGGAACAAGAATTGCTGAGCCACGCAGCGAATGGCCTTACATCCAAGGAAATTGGAACGGAGCTGTATTTATCGCCAGGGACAGTCCGGAACTATTTGTCCGAAATCCTGCAGAAGGTCGGTGCAAAAAACAAAGTGGAAGCGCTTGTGATTTGTCGGGAAAAAGGATGGCTGGATTGAAGAATACTAGTGAAAATGAAGGCGGCCCGAGCGTAATTGTGAGAGCGGTTTTTTTGTATGGGAGGGTAGTTGAAACCTTCAGCATCCCTTTTCGTAGAATAGGAAACAGACTTGATATGAAAAGGAAGTGGAGGACATGCAAAAGCCGATTCAACGTGTAGAAACCCGCAAAACAAAAATAGATCGAGTTTGTGACGTGGTCGCTGCGGGCCTTTTCCTCGCCGTCATTTTCTATACCGTTTTTCAATGGGGGAAGTTGCCGGATGAAGTACCCATCCACTTTAACTTAGCGGGCGAAGTGGATAACTTCGGCTCAAAATGGTTTCTATTGCTGCTGCCGATGATTGGTTTAGGGATGTTTGCACTGCTGGAGGGATTAGAGCGTTATCCTGAAGCGCATAACTATCCTAAACGTTTAACTCAAGCAAACGCGAAAAGGTTTTATCAAGCCAGTCGG
Proteins encoded in this region:
- a CDS encoding antibiotic biosynthesis monooxygenase; protein product: MSQMTAVNTISIEKGRAQEVADRFAKPKSVHTFPGFVRMEVWMKENIEDHDELHICTTWEDEKYFKDWLKSRENDKAHGQSAQKPETSEEAKSNPILGAKLSTYVTLVQHLPAVEV
- a CDS encoding antibiotic biosynthesis monooxygenase, with the translated sequence MSQMTAVNVIRVEKGKGSEVAERFAKPKSVHTFPGFVRMEVWMKENTEDHDELHVCTTWEDEKYFTEWREKRAIEKAKIRAEQEKNQTGTPPHNPILSTELSTYVTKVQHLPAE
- a CDS encoding ABC transporter ATP-binding protein encodes the protein MTTIIDCVGVEKSFKGKVAVKGLTFQIDKGEVVALLGPNGAGKSTTIQMLLGLLEPSAGRITISGKHPNMKAVRERTGVMLQEVRLLDTVTVKEILQLVRGYYPRPLSIEQLTKLTGLDENSLNMRTEKLTGGQKQRVSFALALAGNPDMLFLDEPTAGMDAIARKKFWKSIGELAERGTTIIFTTHYLEEVEVAATRVLMINHGELMEDETPAMMKKKLARQRITFTTNEPQHPGFFQEAGVLDVHVDGKKVIVFTENPDSILKILYTLNLEMSDVTITKGTVEDAYNQLTNRREVS
- a CDS encoding ABC transporter permease, yielding MKTLWNECRVEALRVFRNQYFIFWSLLIPIVFYVLYTKIMIQNVGDPELWEKHFLMSMTAFSVMGSSIMTLGLRLVQERNQGWTMYLRTTPVSGAVYFIAKMAGQTAVHAVIIIVIFASGGLINGISMPAIEWVTAGVWILLGAIPFLALGSLIGTMKKSDTASGISNLIYLTLAVMGGIWMPIESLPGLLQKMASWLPSYQYGAGAWSIIRGDVPNLGGILILIAYTIVFMVLSIQRRRLQEAI
- a CDS encoding sensor histidine kinase is translated as MKSFELFPRRFGWIPYVFLAYLAIPLFHVLSETGTKRMLGVVLLAIFVVAYREAYRAVLDARLIIWSAILFVLILALAWFYQPYNLILAFYISNFIGWIGDKRLFKKSVSVFTSSLVLYGLLLVDEYGMETGIGVFPFIIVMALTPIAVRNSAERSRLEEKLDAANEQIRELSRQEERVRIARDLHDTLGHTLSLITLKSQVVQRVRNDSERVLEEAKGIENTSRSALKQVRELVSDMRGSSVAEELIQMQEILSAASIELKTELPEPLPELAPLKQTIIGMCIRELATNIVRHSEASTCFVSIQETDGGLVTSIKDNGIGMMGAHYGNGLNGIVERLALVEGTLSIQDQSGTQFKLIVPLPITTKGGETG
- a CDS encoding response regulator transcription factor; protein product: MISLLIAEDQKILRGALGTLLDFEEDLTVIGQAQDGEEALRLIQQLKPDVCILDIEMPKMSGLDVADQLKAADSSCKVVILTTFARPGYFERALRSDVRGYLLKDGSIEELSHAIREVMQGKREYSSELVMGHFSNENPLTKREQELLSHAANGLTSKEIGTELYLSPGTVRNYLSEILQKVGAKNKVEALVICREKGWLD
- a CDS encoding DUF1648 domain-containing protein encodes the protein MQKPIQRVETRKTKIDRVCDVVAAGLFLAVIFYTVFQWGKLPDEVPIHFNLAGEVDNFGSKWFLLLLPMIGLGMFALLEGLERYPEAHNYPKRLTQANAKRFYQASRELLNRVKNLSLLLIGYIQWEIVRAALGDSIAMSLYVFLIILVLMGTVIIAGVAQMRQIK